A genomic window from Streptomyces sp. WMMC940 includes:
- a CDS encoding ABC transporter ATP-binding protein — translation MKNEPLLSVRELTTTYPGGRRAAPIRAVDGVSFDIAAGETLGLVGESGCGKSTTGRTIVRLLEPAAGSVRYDGRDIGHLSQRELKPLRKDLQMVFQDPHSSLNPRQTVARIISDPLLVHGSSAADARARAAELMELVGLIPEHLDRYPHEFSGGQAQRIGIARALATSPRLVVADEPVSALDVSVQAQIVNLMERLQHELGLAYLFIAHDLSVVKRVCDRVAVMYLGRIVEIGDKNRVYAAPAHPYTRALLSAVPLPDPVAERTRERITLLGDPPSPAAPPPGCSFHPRCPKAQAICRTEAPLLRIAAPGEPRQVACHFPESP, via the coding sequence ATGAAGAACGAACCCCTGCTGTCCGTACGGGAGCTGACGACCACCTACCCCGGGGGGCGGCGCGCCGCCCCGATCCGGGCCGTGGACGGCGTCAGCTTCGACATCGCGGCCGGCGAGACGCTGGGCCTGGTGGGCGAGTCCGGCTGCGGCAAGTCCACCACCGGGCGCACGATCGTGCGCCTCCTGGAGCCGGCCGCGGGCTCCGTCCGCTACGACGGCCGTGACATCGGCCACCTGTCGCAGCGCGAGCTGAAGCCGCTCCGCAAGGACCTCCAGATGGTCTTCCAGGACCCGCACTCCTCCCTCAACCCACGGCAGACGGTGGCCCGCATCATCTCCGACCCGCTCCTGGTGCACGGCAGTTCGGCCGCCGACGCGCGAGCGAGGGCGGCGGAGCTGATGGAACTGGTCGGCCTCATCCCGGAACACCTCGACCGCTATCCGCACGAGTTCTCCGGCGGTCAGGCCCAGCGCATCGGCATCGCCCGCGCCCTGGCCACCAGCCCCCGACTCGTCGTCGCCGACGAGCCCGTCTCCGCCCTCGACGTCTCCGTCCAGGCCCAGATCGTCAACCTGATGGAGCGCCTCCAGCACGAACTCGGCCTCGCCTACCTTTTCATCGCCCACGACCTCTCCGTCGTCAAGCGTGTCTGCGACCGGGTCGCCGTGATGTACCTGGGCCGGATCGTCGAGATCGGTGACAAGAACCGGGTGTACGCCGCCCCCGCGCACCCCTACACGCGGGCCCTGCTCTCCGCCGTCCCGCTGCCCGACCCGGTCGCCGAGCGGACCCGGGAGCGGATCACCCTGCTCGGCGACCCCCCGAGCCCGGCCGCTCCCCCGCCCGGCTGCTCCTTCCACCCGCGCTGCCCGAAGGCGCAGGCGATCTGCCGCACCGAAGCCCCCTTGCTCCGGATCGCCGCCCCGGGCGAGCCCCGCCAGGTCGCCTGCCACTTCCCCGAGAGCCCCTGA